A region of Massilia sp. KIM DNA encodes the following proteins:
- a CDS encoding ferritin-like domain-containing protein produces the protein MAVATHRDQLISMLAEAAEVEHCLMCSYLYAAFSLKQSTEEDLLPQELAAVKRWRAEIIAIATEEMLHLALVNNLLIAVGSRPHYRHYNFPATAGQFPADVAVALLPFDGATLDHFIYVERPSQANERDSATLEKPAYTRDMARTDLITDVPCEYATVGELYGAIAASISHLAAELGEQGLFVGQPEAQLTERDVFLPGLCSIANEAEALRALALIVEQGEGSLVCEEASHFARFRAIREQWQALSAQRGDFKPYRDAARHPVMRSPVSSSPRIQVVSEPAIHLLDVGNASYFLMLRILALMSDTVNCLLPRPVVMRQAMNLMHALADIGSALTRLPANPAHPGVSAGLTFTLSRTALGYESPDSAARLIAERMELLAGHAEACVAALPALARFAQALREGAWAWRRAHDAKGGAAQPAASAPAAASLRPYQPEVVRGATGTVYFDARRCVHSRHCVLEEPEVFKANQDGDWIFPDMATPERLGRVARRCVSGAIRYEQHDGKDPELAPPVNLVRMRENGPLAFDADIRIAGADGGGEAQLRATLCRCGRSNNKPYCDQSHLAAGFEASGEALTRPSAPLEQRDGPLVVTPLRDGPLDLRGAAEVITGTGRTVDRTLAVRLCRCGHSRDKPFCDGSHRAAGFVADGRGA, from the coding sequence TTGGCAGTCGCCACCCATCGAGACCAACTGATCAGCATGCTCGCCGAGGCCGCCGAGGTCGAGCACTGCCTGATGTGCAGCTACCTGTACGCCGCATTCTCCCTCAAGCAAAGCACGGAGGAAGACCTGCTCCCCCAGGAGCTGGCCGCCGTCAAGCGCTGGCGCGCCGAGATCATCGCCATCGCCACCGAGGAAATGCTGCACCTGGCCCTGGTCAACAACCTCCTGATCGCGGTCGGTTCGCGTCCCCACTACAGGCATTACAACTTCCCGGCCACCGCCGGCCAGTTCCCCGCCGACGTCGCCGTGGCCCTGCTGCCCTTCGACGGCGCCACGCTCGACCATTTCATCTACGTCGAACGTCCCAGCCAGGCGAACGAGCGCGACAGCGCCACCCTCGAGAAGCCGGCCTATACGCGTGACATGGCGCGCACCGACCTGATCACCGACGTTCCCTGCGAGTACGCGACCGTGGGCGAGCTGTACGGCGCAATCGCGGCCAGCATCTCCCACCTCGCGGCCGAGCTGGGCGAGCAGGGCCTGTTCGTGGGCCAGCCGGAGGCCCAGCTCACCGAGCGCGACGTGTTCCTGCCCGGCCTGTGCAGCATCGCGAACGAGGCCGAGGCCCTGCGCGCGCTGGCGCTGATCGTGGAGCAGGGCGAGGGCTCGCTCGTGTGCGAGGAAGCCTCGCACTTCGCGCGCTTTCGCGCCATCCGCGAGCAGTGGCAGGCGCTGTCGGCGCAGCGCGGCGATTTCAAGCCCTACCGCGACGCCGCCCGCCATCCGGTGATGCGCTCGCCGGTGAGCAGCAGCCCGCGGATCCAGGTGGTGAGCGAACCCGCGATCCATCTGCTCGACGTCGGCAACGCCAGCTACTTCCTGATGCTGCGCATCCTGGCCCTGATGAGCGACACCGTCAATTGCCTGCTGCCGCGCCCGGTCGTGATGCGGCAGGCCATGAACCTGATGCATGCGCTGGCCGACATCGGCAGCGCGCTGACCCGCCTGCCGGCCAATCCCGCGCATCCGGGCGTGAGCGCCGGCCTGACCTTCACCCTGTCGCGCACCGCGCTCGGCTACGAATCGCCCGATTCCGCCGCCCGCCTGATCGCCGAACGCATGGAACTGCTGGCGGGCCATGCCGAGGCCTGCGTGGCGGCCTTGCCGGCCCTGGCCCGCTTCGCGCAGGCGCTGCGCGAAGGCGCCTGGGCCTGGCGGCGCGCCCACGACGCGAAGGGTGGGGCGGCGCAGCCCGCCGCGAGCGCGCCCGCCGCCGCGTCCCTCAGGCCCTACCAGCCCGAGGTCGTGCGCGGCGCCACCGGCACCGTCTATTTCGATGCGCGCCGCTGCGTGCATTCGCGCCACTGCGTGCTCGAAGAGCCCGAGGTGTTCAAGGCCAACCAGGACGGCGACTGGATCTTCCCAGACATGGCCACGCCCGAGCGCCTGGGGCGGGTCGCGCGCCGCTGCGTCTCCGGCGCGATCCGCTACGAGCAGCACGACGGCAAGGACCCCGAGCTTGCGCCGCCGGTCAATCTGGTGCGCATGCGCGAGAACGGCCCGCTGGCCTTCGACGCCGACATCCGCATCGCGGGCGCGGACGGCGGGGGCGAGGCGCAGTTGCGCGCCACGCTGTGCCGATGCGGCCGCTCCAACAACAAACCTTACTGCGACCAGTCGCATCTGGCCGCCGGCTTCGAGGCCTCCGGCGAAGCGCTCACCCGGCCATCGGCGCCGCTCGAGCAGCGTGACGGTCCGCTCGTGGTGACGCCGCTTCGCGATGGGCCGCTCGACCTGCGCGGGGCCGCCGAAGTCATTACCGGAACCGGACGCACGGTCGACCGGACCCTCGCGGTGCGCCTGTGCCGCTGCGGCCACTCGCGCGACAAGCCCTTCTGCGACGGCAGCCACCGCGCGGCGGGCTTCGTCGCCGACGGGCGCGGGGCGTGA
- a CDS encoding TetR/AcrR family transcriptional regulator has product MANPSGPGRPREFDLDVAARDAMDVFWDRGYEGASLPDLIAGTGLSRGSLYKAFGDKRGLLLAALDLYTARGLKANAELLSQPGSVKEAIRATLLRYAALSSGEAGRRGCLVVAMATEMATHDPEIAERTGRMFRRLQQLYAGAIVRGQASGELRDCDEQAVARFLVSQAQGMRVLGKTGATEADMLAVVDTTMRVLD; this is encoded by the coding sequence ATGGCAAACCCGTCCGGCCCCGGCCGCCCCCGTGAATTCGACCTCGACGTCGCCGCGCGCGACGCCATGGACGTGTTCTGGGACCGCGGCTACGAGGGCGCTTCGCTGCCCGACCTGATCGCCGGCACCGGGCTGTCGCGCGGCAGCCTGTACAAGGCCTTCGGCGACAAGCGCGGCCTGCTGCTGGCGGCGCTCGACCTGTACACCGCGCGCGGCCTGAAGGCCAACGCCGAGCTGCTGTCCCAGCCCGGTTCGGTGAAGGAGGCGATCCGCGCCACGCTGCTGCGCTACGCCGCGCTGTCTTCCGGAGAAGCAGGGCGGCGCGGCTGCCTGGTGGTGGCGATGGCCACCGAGATGGCGACCCACGATCCCGAGATCGCCGAGCGCACCGGCCGCATGTTCCGGCGCCTGCAGCAGCTGTACGCCGGCGCCATCGTGCGCGGCCAGGCCAGCGGCGAGTTGCGCGACTGCGACGAGCAGGCGGTGGCGCGTTTCCTGGTCTCCCAGGCCCAGGGAATGCGGGTGCTCGGCAAGACCGGGGCGACCGAGGCCGATATGCTGGCCGTGGTCGACACGACGATGCGCGTCCTCGACTGA
- a CDS encoding MFS transporter has translation MSHHAMVPPEPRRWAMFAVLLAGSFLPPLDFFIVNVALPSIQQELGASNSAEQLVISCYAALYAVTLTTGGRLGDLFGRSRVFFAGLLGFTAASALCGLAWSPWALVAGRALQGVTAAIMAPQALASVQAIFPESEKPLALSLYGAVFGLASVIGQALGGILISLDLFGLGWRAVFLLNLPVALVVVPAGLALLKNRREQGGGKLDPGGMALSMLTLGLLIVPLIEGREAGWPWWSWLSLAAAPLLARVFWRHQSRLARRGGAPLLDPAALRAPGLGRALLIALCFYSIGCFFLLFSVYLQDALHASPLSAGLVFLPFGAGFLLGPLATPRLRRLIDAWVNPLGMALEMAAFLGLAWLVAATPEAVAPARAPLAVLLFLIGFGQGLGLPTLMRMITGRVAPNLSGMIAGVASSTLQVSTALSVALIGGIFYTVLGGREDPAAIAHAFVVSALCIAACLGVGVALGVSLARESGRAEAATGRAGA, from the coding sequence ATGTCCCATCACGCAATGGTCCCGCCCGAGCCCCGACGCTGGGCGATGTTCGCCGTCCTGCTGGCCGGCTCCTTCCTGCCGCCTCTCGACTTCTTCATCGTCAACGTGGCGCTGCCCTCGATCCAGCAGGAGCTCGGCGCCTCCAACTCGGCCGAGCAGCTCGTCATCTCCTGCTACGCCGCGCTGTACGCGGTCACCCTCACCACCGGGGGGCGCCTGGGCGACCTGTTCGGCCGCAGCCGGGTGTTCTTCGCCGGGCTGCTCGGCTTCACCGCCGCCTCGGCGCTGTGCGGCCTGGCCTGGTCGCCCTGGGCCCTGGTGGCCGGCCGCGCCCTGCAGGGCGTGACCGCGGCGATCATGGCGCCCCAGGCGCTCGCCTCGGTCCAGGCCATCTTCCCGGAGTCGGAAAAGCCGCTCGCGCTCAGCCTGTATGGCGCGGTGTTTGGCCTGGCCTCGGTGATCGGGCAGGCGCTGGGCGGCATCCTGATCTCGCTCGACCTGTTCGGCCTCGGCTGGCGCGCGGTCTTCCTGCTCAACCTGCCGGTGGCGCTGGTGGTCGTGCCGGCCGGCCTGGCGCTGCTGAAGAACAGGCGCGAACAGGGCGGCGGCAAGCTGGATCCGGGCGGCATGGCCTTGTCCATGCTCACCCTGGGCCTGCTGATCGTGCCGCTGATCGAAGGCCGCGAGGCCGGCTGGCCCTGGTGGTCCTGGCTGTCGCTGGCCGCCGCGCCGCTGCTGGCCCGGGTGTTCTGGCGCCACCAGAGCCGCCTGGCGCGCCGGGGCGGGGCGCCGCTGCTCGATCCGGCGGCGCTGCGCGCGCCCGGTCTCGGCCGCGCCCTCCTGATCGCGCTGTGCTTCTATTCGATCGGCTGCTTCTTCCTGCTGTTCTCGGTCTACCTGCAGGACGCGCTGCATGCGAGTCCCCTGAGCGCGGGCCTGGTCTTCCTGCCTTTCGGCGCGGGTTTCCTGCTCGGTCCCCTGGCGACGCCGCGCCTGCGGCGGCTGATCGATGCCTGGGTCAATCCGCTCGGCATGGCGCTCGAGATGGCCGCCTTCCTCGGCCTGGCCTGGCTGGTCGCCGCCACGCCGGAGGCGGTCGCGCCTGCCCGCGCGCCGCTGGCCGTGCTGCTGTTCCTGATCGGTTTCGGCCAGGGGCTGGGTTTGCCGACCCTGATGCGCATGATCACCGGCCGCGTCGCGCCCAACCTGTCGGGGATGATCGCCGGTGTCGCCAGCTCGACCCTGCAGGTCAGCACGGCGCTCAGCGTGGCGTTGATCGGCGGGATCTTCTACACCGTCCTCGGTGGACGCGAGGATCCGGCCGCGATCGCCCACGCCTTCGTGGTGTCCGCCCTGTGCATCGCGGCCTGCCTCGGGGTCGGCGTGGCGCTGGGTGTGAGCCTGGCCCGGGAGAGCGGCCGCGCCGAGGCGGCGACCGGACGCGCCGGCGCATGA
- a CDS encoding EthD family reductase — MNAKHSSVIVYVIYRGTETTRFDRDYYVSRHLPLVMDAWRQYGLQGVAAFFPAVGQEGTIAICECVFRDEAAVDAAFGSPETPAVMADVARYTDAAPTRLRVMAM; from the coding sequence ATGAACGCCAAGCACTCTTCCGTCATCGTGTACGTCATCTACCGCGGCACGGAAACCACCCGTTTCGACCGCGACTACTACGTGAGCCGCCACCTGCCGCTCGTCATGGACGCATGGCGGCAATACGGCTTGCAGGGGGTGGCTGCCTTCTTCCCCGCGGTCGGGCAGGAAGGCACGATCGCCATCTGCGAATGCGTGTTCCGCGACGAGGCGGCGGTGGACGCGGCCTTCGGTTCGCCAGAGACGCCGGCGGTGATGGCCGACGTCGCGCGCTATACCGACGCCGCGCCGACCCGCCTGCGTGTCATGGCGATGTGA
- a CDS encoding gamma carbonic anhydrase family protein: protein MPLSSYLEFHPVLGDRVYLHPSAQVVGDVRIGEDSSVWCNTVLRGDVNHIHIGRCTNIQDLSMGHVSHRHEKNPLGVPLVIGDYVTIGHSAILHGCSIGNECLIGMGTILMDEVRVNDRVMVGAGSLVPPGKVLESGWLYVGRPVRRLRQLTPEEIAYLRYSAEHYVRVKDNYLQGTAGATAHED from the coding sequence ATGCCCCTCAGCAGCTATCTCGAATTCCACCCGGTCCTGGGCGACCGGGTCTACCTCCACCCATCCGCCCAGGTGGTCGGCGACGTGCGCATCGGCGAAGACAGCTCGGTGTGGTGCAATACCGTGCTGCGCGGTGACGTGAACCACATCCACATCGGGCGCTGCACCAACATCCAGGACCTGAGCATGGGCCATGTCTCGCACCGGCACGAGAAGAATCCGCTCGGGGTGCCGCTCGTGATCGGCGACTACGTCACCATCGGCCACTCGGCCATCCTGCACGGCTGCAGCATCGGCAACGAATGCCTGATCGGCATGGGCACGATCCTGATGGACGAGGTGAGGGTAAACGACAGGGTGATGGTCGGCGCCGGCAGCCTGGTCCCGCCGGGGAAGGTGCTGGAGAGCGGCTGGCTCTACGTGGGCCGGCCGGTGCGGCGCCTGCGCCAGCTGACGCCGGAGGAGATCGCCTACCTGCGCTACTCGGCCGAGCACTACGTGCGGGTCAAGGACAACTACCTGCAGGGGACGGCCGGCGCCACCGCGCACGAGGACTGA
- a CDS encoding SDR family oxidoreductase, translated as MKIRDTVALVTGANRGLGRAWVQLLQEAGARKVYACARDPAAIDAPGAEALQLDITRQDDVDRVARQCGDVGLLVNNAGIIRGGGLLDPQAPDLARQELETNLFGTLAMCRAFAPVLARQGGGAVINVLSILSWITLPNVETYSCSKAATWAMTNGLRAALRGQGTQVLALHVSFMDTDMTAGLDAPKAAPADVVRQALAALEAGASEVLADEMTRQVKAGLSREPAIYLG; from the coding sequence ATGAAGATCAGGGATACGGTGGCGTTGGTCACCGGCGCCAACCGCGGCCTGGGCCGCGCATGGGTGCAGTTGCTGCAGGAAGCCGGCGCGCGCAAGGTGTATGCCTGCGCACGCGACCCCGCCGCCATCGACGCTCCGGGGGCCGAAGCGCTGCAGCTGGACATCACGCGCCAGGATGACGTCGACCGGGTCGCGCGCCAGTGCGGCGACGTCGGCCTGCTGGTCAACAACGCCGGCATCATCCGTGGCGGCGGCCTGCTCGACCCGCAGGCCCCGGATCTCGCGCGCCAGGAGCTCGAGACCAATCTGTTCGGCACCCTGGCCATGTGCCGCGCCTTCGCGCCGGTGCTGGCGCGCCAGGGAGGGGGCGCGGTCATCAACGTGCTGTCCATCCTGAGCTGGATCACCCTGCCGAACGTGGAGACCTATAGTTGCTCGAAGGCCGCCACCTGGGCGATGACCAACGGCCTGCGCGCGGCCCTGCGTGGCCAGGGCACCCAGGTGCTGGCGCTGCACGTGAGCTTCATGGACACCGACATGACGGCCGGGCTCGACGCCCCCAAGGCGGCGCCGGCCGACGTGGTGCGCCAGGCGCTGGCGGCGCTGGAGGCGGGGGCCAGCGAAGTGCTGGCCGACGAGATGACGCGCCAGGTCAAGGCCGGCCTGTCGCGCGAGCCCGCCATCTACCTGGGCTGA
- a CDS encoding alpha/beta fold hydrolase — protein MAMFTTTDGVEIYYKDWGRGQPIVFSHGWPLDADSWESQMIFFANHGYRCIAHDRRGHGRSSQPWDGNDMDHYADDLAQLLERLDVRDAVLFGFSTGGGEVARYIGRHGTARVAKAGLISAVPPLMLKTAANPGGLPLEVFDGIRAGQLADRSQLYLDIPSGPFYGFNRPGAKVSQGLIQSWWMQGMMGGHKNTFDSIKAFSETDFTEDLKKFTIPTLIIHGDDDQIVPIDAAGRASAKLIPHAKLIVYPGAPHGLTDTHKEQVNADMLAFVKG, from the coding sequence ATGGCAATGTTCACGACCACCGACGGCGTCGAGATCTACTACAAGGACTGGGGCCGCGGGCAGCCCATCGTGTTCAGCCACGGCTGGCCCCTGGATGCCGACAGCTGGGAGTCGCAGATGATCTTCTTCGCCAACCACGGCTACCGCTGCATCGCGCACGACCGACGCGGCCACGGCCGCTCCAGCCAGCCCTGGGACGGCAACGACATGGACCATTACGCCGACGACCTGGCCCAGTTGCTCGAGCGGCTCGACGTGCGCGACGCGGTGCTGTTCGGATTCTCGACCGGCGGCGGAGAGGTGGCGCGCTACATCGGCCGCCACGGCACGGCGCGCGTGGCCAAGGCCGGGCTGATCTCGGCGGTGCCGCCGCTCATGCTCAAGACCGCCGCCAATCCCGGCGGCCTGCCGCTCGAGGTCTTCGACGGCATCCGGGCCGGGCAGCTGGCCGACCGCTCCCAGCTCTACCTCGACATCCCATCCGGCCCTTTCTACGGTTTCAACCGCCCGGGCGCCAAGGTCTCGCAGGGACTGATCCAGTCATGGTGGATGCAAGGCATGATGGGTGGGCACAAGAACACCTTCGATTCGATCAAGGCGTTTTCGGAAACCGACTTCACCGAGGATCTCAAGAAATTCACGATCCCGACCCTGATCATCCACGGCGACGACGACCAGATCGTGCCGATCGACGCGGCCGGGCGCGCCTCGGCCAAGCTGATTCCGCATGCGAAGCTGATCGTCTATCCGGGCGCCCCTCACGGCCTGACCGACACCCACAAGGAGCAGGTGAACGCCGACATGCTGGCCTTCGTCAAGGGCTAG
- a CDS encoding cupin domain-containing protein → MSQRTRHILEAKPSRASLSRLRRLAPAVLLAVAPLGAALAHGPADHAAPGAEKVTLLQRQPLARAPGTAIQMISVEYAPGQVSIPHRHPGAAFVYVVEGEVVSRLEGGQEVRYRAGQSWYEPPGVPHLVSRNASATRKARMVAVLVHGENEPVLEPLPAR, encoded by the coding sequence ATGAGCCAGCGTACCCGCCACATCCTTGAAGCGAAACCGTCCCGTGCTTCGCTATCCCGCCTGCGCCGCCTGGCGCCGGCCGTCCTGCTCGCCGTCGCGCCCCTGGGCGCCGCCCTGGCGCACGGTCCCGCGGACCATGCCGCCCCCGGCGCCGAGAAAGTCACCCTGCTGCAGCGCCAGCCGCTGGCGCGCGCACCGGGCACCGCCATCCAGATGATCAGCGTCGAGTACGCGCCCGGCCAGGTCTCGATTCCCCACCGCCACCCCGGCGCCGCCTTCGTCTACGTGGTCGAGGGCGAGGTGGTGTCGCGCCTGGAGGGCGGGCAGGAAGTGCGCTACCGCGCCGGCCAGTCCTGGTATGAGCCGCCCGGCGTGCCGCACCTGGTGTCGCGCAACGCCAGCGCGACCAGGAAAGCACGCATGGTCGCGGTGCTGGTGCACGGCGAAAACGAGCCGGTCCTCGAACCTCTTCCCGCGCGCTGA
- a CDS encoding NAD(P)/FAD-dependent oxidoreductase, which produces MKQHILVIGSGFAGLWGALGAARLLEQQGRTSEVDITLVSPAPVLHMRPRLHEHDPARMETPIAAHLAAAGVRHVAGLVERIHHRDRSVELRGADGSLSQLGYDRLLLTSGSRMHRPGVPGIGEHAFSIDQLDEALALERHLQALGAAPSSTARDTVVVVGGGFTGIEIAAELPARLRAALGAGAAPRVVLVERNVAVGPELGPGPRPVIEEALEQLGVEILLGAAVQAIDAGGVRLAGGARIEASTVIWTGGVRASGLTAQLPGERDAFGRLHVSDDLRLPQAHEVFAAGDVARAATDEEGNHAMMACQHAINMGRYAGHNVAADLLGLATVAYRQPFYVTCLDLGGWGAVYTEGWERTIKMIGGRAKALKTQINTEWIYPPAPERSLLLAEADWRNTVVA; this is translated from the coding sequence ATGAAACAACATATTCTCGTCATCGGCAGCGGTTTTGCCGGTTTGTGGGGCGCATTGGGCGCCGCCCGCCTGCTCGAACAACAGGGCCGGACAAGCGAGGTCGACATCACGCTGGTGTCGCCCGCGCCGGTGCTCCACATGCGGCCTCGCCTGCACGAGCACGATCCGGCGCGCATGGAAACGCCGATCGCGGCCCATCTGGCGGCGGCCGGGGTGCGCCATGTGGCCGGCCTAGTCGAGCGCATCCACCACCGCGACCGCAGCGTCGAGCTGCGCGGCGCGGACGGCAGCCTGAGCCAGCTCGGCTACGACCGCCTGCTGCTGACCTCGGGCAGCAGGATGCATCGCCCGGGCGTGCCCGGCATCGGCGAGCACGCCTTCAGCATCGACCAGCTCGACGAAGCCCTGGCCCTCGAGCGGCACCTGCAGGCGCTCGGCGCGGCGCCATCCTCGACGGCCCGCGACACCGTGGTCGTGGTCGGCGGCGGCTTCACCGGCATCGAGATCGCGGCCGAGCTGCCGGCGAGGCTGCGCGCTGCGCTCGGCGCAGGCGCTGCGCCGCGGGTGGTGCTGGTCGAGCGCAATGTGGCGGTCGGCCCGGAACTCGGCCCCGGTCCGCGCCCGGTGATCGAGGAAGCGCTCGAACAGCTCGGCGTGGAAATCCTGCTGGGCGCGGCGGTCCAGGCGATCGACGCCGGCGGCGTGCGCCTGGCGGGTGGGGCGCGGATCGAGGCCTCCACCGTGATCTGGACCGGCGGGGTGCGCGCGAGCGGCCTGACCGCCCAGTTGCCGGGCGAGCGCGACGCCTTCGGCCGCCTGCACGTGAGCGACGACCTGCGTCTGCCGCAGGCGCACGAGGTGTTCGCCGCCGGCGACGTGGCGCGCGCCGCCACCGACGAGGAGGGGAACCACGCGATGATGGCCTGCCAGCATGCGATCAACATGGGGCGCTATGCCGGGCACAATGTGGCCGCCGACTTGCTCGGGCTGGCGACGGTGGCCTACCGCCAGCCCTTCTACGTGACCTGCCTCGACCTCGGTGGCTGGGGCGCGGTCTACACCGAAGGCTGGGAACGCACGATCAAGATGATCGGTGGCCGCGCCAAGGCGCTCAAGACCCAGATCAATACCGAATGGATCTATCCGCCGGCGCCGGAGCGCTCCCTGCTGCTGGCCGAGGCCGACTGGCGCAACACCGTGGTGGCTTGA